Proteins from a genomic interval of Methanofollis formosanus:
- a CDS encoding DUF1622 domain-containing protein, with translation MSLEFLIEVYRLAAESLSFVGAIVIIYGGIRAAVRTFQKEVLRKPFKYHDIRLGFTAKIVFGLDFLIASDILLTLIAPTQEELLILGATVIIRTILGYFLTKEAQEFVFD, from the coding sequence ATGAGTCTTGAGTTCCTCATCGAGGTCTATCGCCTCGCCGCGGAGAGCCTCAGCTTTGTGGGAGCGATCGTGATCATCTACGGCGGGATCAGGGCGGCGGTGAGGACGTTCCAGAAGGAGGTGCTCAGAAAACCGTTCAAATACCACGACATCAGGCTGGGGTTCACCGCCAAGATCGTCTTCGGCCTCGACTTTCTCATCGCCTCAGACATCCTCCTCACCCTCATCGCCCCGACCCAGGAAGAACTGCTCATCCTCGGGGCGACGGTCATCATCAGGACGATCCTTGGATATTTTCTCACAAAAGAGGCACAGGAATTTGTCTTCGATTGA
- a CDS encoding HAD family hydrolase has product MLFDMDNTLWDFVGAKREACRAVIEDLGAGDAEELYQHFRRPGVGYEDLQNIRDYLAGLGAGRGAYGRSCWVYERTKLTSIRLFDGVEETLAAIAGAGITMAVVTDAYSFQAVTRLEQTGLRDYFSYIVTPDLTGRKKPDPAQFRCALNALSAAPATTMVVGDSIRREVAPARALGMQAAYALYGDHSEGPEPICRPDFVLEEIRDLIPALGI; this is encoded by the coding sequence GTGCTCTTCGACATGGACAACACCCTCTGGGACTTCGTCGGTGCGAAGAGAGAGGCGTGTCGGGCGGTCATCGAGGACCTCGGGGCCGGCGACGCCGAAGAACTCTACCAGCACTTCAGGCGGCCCGGCGTCGGATACGAGGACCTGCAAAATATCAGGGACTATCTCGCCGGGCTGGGGGCCGGAAGAGGGGCCTACGGCCGCTCGTGCTGGGTCTATGAGCGGACAAAACTCACCTCCATCAGGCTCTTCGACGGTGTGGAAGAGACCCTGGCGGCCATCGCCGGTGCCGGGATCACCATGGCCGTCGTCACCGACGCCTACTCCTTCCAGGCGGTGACGCGACTGGAACAGACCGGGCTCAGGGACTATTTCTCATATATCGTCACCCCTGACCTCACCGGCCGAAAAAAACCCGACCCCGCCCAGTTCAGGTGCGCCCTCAACGCCCTCTCGGCCGCCCCGGCCACGACGATGGTCGTCGGCGACAGCATCCGCCGCGAGGTCGCACCCGCCAGGGCCCTCGGGATGCAGGCGGCCTATGCGCTGTACGGCGACCACAGCGAAGGCCCGGAACCCATCTGCAGGCCCGACTTTGTGCTCGAGGAGATCAGGGACCTCATCCCGGCCCTGGGAATCTGA
- a CDS encoding ABC transporter ATP-binding protein gives MLIEVSDVRFEYNSRAVLEDVEFSVENGQVVSIMGPNGVGKTTLLKCMNAILRPKAGSVMVADEDVLTLEHLEIAKRIGYVPQRCETGRLTAFDAILLGRRPYIRWKVTEHDLRLVDAAIKRLCLEDLALRFIDEMSGGELQKVSIARALVQEPRVLLLDEPTSSLDLRNQIDIMDTVREAVATHNVAAVLTMHDLNTALRYSDRFIFLKGGTIYAAGGTEIVTPEVIAAVYGVPVDVETHRGFPLVIPAA, from the coding sequence ATGTTGATCGAAGTATCTGATGTCAGGTTCGAGTACAACTCGCGGGCCGTCCTCGAGGACGTCGAGTTCTCGGTGGAGAACGGGCAGGTCGTCTCGATCATGGGGCCCAACGGCGTCGGGAAGACGACGCTGCTCAAGTGCATGAATGCCATCCTCCGTCCCAAGGCCGGGTCGGTGATGGTCGCCGACGAGGATGTCCTCACCCTCGAGCATCTGGAGATCGCAAAGCGGATCGGCTATGTCCCCCAACGGTGCGAGACCGGGCGGCTCACCGCCTTCGACGCCATCCTGCTGGGCCGGCGGCCGTATATCCGCTGGAAGGTGACCGAGCACGACCTCAGACTGGTGGACGCGGCGATCAAGAGGCTCTGCCTGGAAGACCTCGCGCTCAGGTTCATCGACGAGATGAGCGGCGGCGAACTCCAGAAGGTGAGCATTGCACGGGCCCTGGTCCAGGAACCCCGGGTGCTCCTCCTCGACGAACCGACGAGCAGCCTCGACCTGCGCAACCAGATCGATATCATGGACACCGTGCGCGAGGCGGTCGCCACCCACAACGTCGCCGCCGTCCTCACGATGCACGACCTCAACACCGCCCTGAGATACTCGGACCGCTTCATCTTCCTCAAGGGTGGGACGATCTATGCCGCAGGCGGGACCGAGATCGTGACCCCCGAGGTGATCGCCGCCGTCTACGGCGTGCCGGTCGACGTGGAGACTCACCGCGGGTTTCCGCTCGTGATCCCGGCCGCGTAG
- a CDS encoding FecCD family ABC transporter permease has protein sequence MHLADGEVPREYLQYTGRKISAILGGVLLLILLLILSISVGAVWIPPAEVATALVSGLIERVNGLFNLSLPNVFAGQVPQMEDSIIWNIRLPQALAGIVAGLGLSVAGLAMQSILRNPLASPYTLGTSHAAAFGAAFSVMILGAGTMQSTGTSVNISNPLLTTVSAFVFALLATIVILAISKMRQTSPEVMVLAGVALGSLAVAGTMFLQYFADDNQLAAMVFWTFGDLGRASWNELPIIAVPVALAAVYFYLNSWNYNAIDAGDETAKGLGVNVERIRLVGMLLASMVVAIVVAFLGVIGFVGLVCPHMVRRVIGDDHRFLIPGACVAGAVLLLAADTVARIMLAPHILPVAILTAFMGAPVFLYLLVRGYARC, from the coding sequence ATGCATCTCGCTGACGGGGAGGTACCCCGGGAGTACCTCCAGTACACCGGCCGGAAGATCTCGGCCATCCTCGGAGGAGTGCTCCTCCTCATTCTCCTCCTCATCCTCTCCATCTCGGTGGGTGCGGTCTGGATCCCGCCGGCCGAGGTGGCGACCGCCCTTGTCTCCGGACTGATCGAACGGGTCAACGGACTTTTCAACCTCTCGCTTCCGAACGTCTTTGCCGGCCAGGTGCCCCAGATGGAGGACTCGATCATCTGGAACATCAGGCTGCCGCAGGCCCTCGCGGGCATCGTGGCCGGGCTCGGGCTCTCGGTTGCGGGCCTTGCGATGCAGTCGATCCTCAGGAATCCGCTCGCCTCGCCCTATACCCTCGGAACCTCCCATGCCGCCGCGTTCGGGGCGGCCTTCTCGGTGATGATCCTCGGGGCCGGGACGATGCAGAGCACCGGCACCTCGGTGAACATCTCCAACCCCCTCCTCACCACCGTCTCCGCCTTCGTCTTCGCGCTCCTCGCCACCATCGTGATCCTGGCCATCTCGAAGATGCGGCAGACTTCCCCCGAGGTGATGGTCCTCGCCGGCGTCGCTCTCGGCTCTCTCGCCGTTGCGGGGACGATGTTTCTGCAGTACTTTGCCGACGACAACCAGCTCGCCGCGATGGTCTTCTGGACCTTCGGCGACCTGGGCCGGGCAAGCTGGAACGAGCTGCCCATCATCGCCGTGCCGGTCGCCCTCGCGGCGGTGTACTTCTATCTCAACAGCTGGAACTACAATGCCATCGACGCCGGGGACGAGACCGCAAAGGGGCTCGGCGTCAATGTGGAGCGGATCAGGCTCGTCGGGATGCTCCTCGCATCCATGGTCGTTGCGATCGTCGTCGCCTTCCTCGGGGTGATCGGGTTTGTCGGCCTGGTCTGCCCGCACATGGTCAGGCGGGTCATCGGCGACGACCACCGCTTCCTCATCCCGGGGGCCTGTGTCGCCGGGGCGGTCCTCCTCCTCGCCGCCGACACCGTGGCCAGGATCATGCTCGCCCCCCACATCCTGCCGGTGGCGATCCTGACGGCGTTCATGGGCGCCCCGGTCTTCCTGTATCTGCTGGTACGGGGGTATGCACGATGTTGA
- a CDS encoding iron ABC transporter substrate-binding protein, whose protein sequence is MSRRTLLYLCLSAALLACLCIAGCTGTQGGATVQDNPSAPETVTITDGAGRTVTVPTTVEHVVCSGAGSLRYLTYLGAQDRIVGVDDIEKREQSMDARPYFLANPQFKDYPLIGEFRGHDDPEKILALQPDVIFKTYSTSGYDPEELQQKTGIPVVVLNYGDLSFHRDDFYQSLRTMGKVLGTDDRAEEVIAFFDERIADLDTRTKDVPDSEKTRAYVGGIAYAGPHGLQSTETSYAPFCFVNAVNVAYDTSKGPDEQLKSGTPVAKEKILEWDPEIIFVDLSTLQLTDGSNAIGELKNDPSYAGLSAKKNGEVYGVLPYNWYTQNHGSVLADAYYVGKVLYPDQFADVDPAAEADEIYTFLVKKPVFGEMNDGFQQMAFTKLDI, encoded by the coding sequence GTGTCAAGACGTACGCTTCTGTATCTCTGTTTATCGGCAGCCCTCCTGGCATGCCTCTGTATCGCAGGATGCACCGGCACGCAGGGCGGCGCTACCGTTCAGGACAACCCATCGGCCCCTGAGACCGTCACCATCACCGACGGCGCGGGCCGCACCGTGACCGTCCCGACCACCGTCGAGCATGTCGTCTGCTCAGGCGCCGGAAGCCTGCGCTACCTCACCTACCTCGGCGCCCAGGACCGGATCGTCGGGGTCGACGACATCGAGAAACGCGAGCAGTCGATGGACGCCCGCCCCTACTTCCTCGCCAACCCCCAGTTCAAGGACTATCCCCTCATCGGTGAGTTCAGGGGCCACGACGACCCCGAGAAGATCCTCGCCCTCCAGCCTGACGTGATCTTCAAGACCTACAGCACCTCAGGCTACGACCCCGAAGAACTCCAGCAGAAGACCGGCATCCCGGTCGTCGTCCTCAACTACGGCGACCTCAGTTTCCACCGGGACGACTTCTACCAGTCGCTGCGGACGATGGGGAAGGTGCTCGGCACTGACGACCGCGCCGAAGAGGTGATCGCCTTCTTCGACGAGCGTATCGCCGACCTGGACACCAGGACCAAAGACGTCCCTGACAGCGAGAAGACCCGCGCCTATGTCGGCGGGATCGCCTACGCCGGTCCGCACGGCCTGCAGTCCACCGAGACATCCTACGCACCCTTCTGCTTCGTGAACGCCGTCAACGTCGCCTACGACACCTCGAAGGGTCCTGACGAGCAGCTCAAGAGCGGCACGCCGGTCGCGAAGGAGAAGATCCTCGAGTGGGACCCTGAGATCATCTTCGTCGACCTCTCCACCCTCCAGCTCACCGACGGTTCCAACGCCATCGGCGAACTGAAGAACGACCCCTCCTACGCCGGGCTCTCGGCAAAGAAGAACGGCGAGGTCTACGGTGTCCTCCCGTACAACTGGTACACCCAGAACCACGGCTCAGTCCTGGCCGACGCCTACTATGTCGGCAAGGTGCTGTACCCCGACCAGTTCGCCGACGTCGACCCTGCCGCCGAAGCCGACGAGATCTACACCTTCCTGGTGAAGAAACCGGTCTTCGGTGAGATGAACGACGGCTTCCAGCAGATGGCGTTCACGAAACTGGACATCTGA
- a CDS encoding transglutaminase-like domain-containing protein, which yields MKSKNAVRILTLLLLTGAFIVPVMAEEKDVASLNTFEIPGCINGSPNWVGPQDLSEYSRYDPPFEVTEPSKETQKKLNPNVIFINTSDMPTDAKVSSEEVIFNSDGSYSVMRTQRDQNVENELKSTADVRFVNAQISWYWVQDSIVRNLITIHNSGSAPASGKVIVISTEDRIGYYNTFSNIPPSANETVLVAFKVPTANSVGRKPIALEVRVDPNDARTDYWSMPFDGIETYSNNVDHYPDPDGGTNLEASGLYHIPDGALSGESYGQIIEAATAGDDTTTPYDTASQIIPYVYGAMNYTLGYPEGHYTASDIWIKDHQYCGVCDEYATLFNSFTRGLGIPTRQYYMGMINSTGVPTAHGLAVIWDGGDWIHADPTWNVFDNPEVYTESGYSNITLSNMIHADDNRYTGSDDPFINDQLLHFWNDFEVIPIDNF from the coding sequence ATGAAAAGTAAGAATGCTGTGAGAATACTCACACTGCTGCTGCTGACAGGTGCATTCATTGTGCCTGTTATGGCTGAAGAAAAGGATGTTGCATCACTCAACACGTTCGAAATTCCAGGATGTATAAATGGTAGCCCAAACTGGGTAGGTCCACAAGATCTGTCTGAGTATAGCAGGTATGATCCTCCTTTTGAGGTGACAGAACCATCGAAAGAAACACAGAAAAAATTGAATCCTAACGTCATTTTTATCAATACGTCAGACATGCCCACGGATGCTAAAGTTTCTTCTGAAGAAGTAATATTCAATTCAGATGGAAGTTATTCAGTGATGAGGACACAAAGAGATCAAAATGTAGAAAATGAACTAAAATCAACAGCGGATGTTCGGTTCGTAAATGCTCAAATATCGTGGTATTGGGTTCAAGATTCCATAGTCAGAAACCTGATCACCATTCATAATTCTGGTTCGGCACCTGCCAGTGGCAAAGTCATTGTAATTTCTACAGAGGATAGAATCGGATATTATAATACTTTTAGCAATATTCCACCCTCCGCTAACGAAACTGTATTGGTGGCATTTAAAGTGCCTACAGCCAATTCTGTTGGAAGAAAACCTATTGCTTTAGAGGTTCGAGTGGATCCAAATGATGCACGGACTGACTATTGGTCAATGCCATTCGATGGAATCGAAACGTACAGCAATAACGTAGATCATTATCCTGATCCTGATGGAGGCACCAACCTTGAAGCAAGCGGTCTTTACCACATCCCTGATGGAGCTTTGTCAGGCGAATCTTATGGACAAATAATTGAAGCTGCAACTGCTGGAGATGATACAACCACACCTTATGATACAGCGAGTCAGATCATACCATATGTTTATGGTGCAATGAATTATACGTTAGGCTATCCTGAAGGTCATTATACCGCATCTGACATATGGATCAAGGATCATCAGTATTGTGGAGTCTGTGATGAATACGCGACTTTATTTAATTCATTTACACGGGGTCTTGGGATTCCAACACGGCAGTATTATATGGGCATGATCAATAGTACTGGCGTACCCACTGCTCATGGGTTGGCAGTGATCTGGGATGGTGGAGATTGGATTCACGCAGATCCTACATGGAACGTATTTGACAATCCAGAGGTATATACTGAGAGTGGATATTCTAATATTACTCTGAGCAATATGATCCACGCTGATGATAACCGTTACACCGGCTCCGATGATCCATTCATCAATGATCAATTATTGCATTTTTGGAATGATTTTGAAGTAATACCCATAGATAATTTTTAA
- a CDS encoding winged helix-turn-helix transcriptional regulator, translating to MVSDRRKIRIFVVLITIGYLILIKSVADMQMCRIIFLRYMPKDCVFFPAGLHFLFNHMVFLNFRQISRKNVLNNDSRKRLYEAINQNPGVHFKALIQHTGINRGTASYHLNYLTKIGMIFVIKKGKKSRYFKNSNKFKSREWNLRLYLQEDTTRKILLLLLEEYKPSQCEISGFLGLSTPSVFWQMKQLINVGIVKSYREGQTVRYRIKTDYGNILKDITKHTDTEASVSYLL from the coding sequence ATGGTATCTGATAGAAGAAAAATAAGGATTTTTGTTGTACTGATCACCATTGGGTACTTAATTCTCATTAAATCTGTTGCAGACATGCAGATGTGCAGGATTATATTTTTAAGATATATGCCAAAGGACTGTGTTTTTTTTCCTGCTGGACTTCATTTTCTATTCAACCATATGGTTTTTCTCAATTTCCGGCAAATTTCCCGGAAAAATGTATTAAACAATGATTCCAGAAAAAGATTATATGAAGCCATTAATCAGAATCCAGGTGTTCACTTCAAAGCCCTGATCCAGCACACGGGCATTAATAGAGGGACAGCCAGTTATCACCTGAACTATCTCACAAAAATAGGTATGATCTTTGTGATCAAAAAGGGAAAAAAATCTAGATATTTCAAAAATAGCAATAAATTCAAATCGAGAGAGTGGAATCTGCGACTTTACCTCCAGGAAGATACCACGCGAAAAATCCTTTTATTGTTATTAGAGGAGTATAAACCATCCCAATGTGAGATAAGTGGGTTCTTAGGTCTTTCCACTCCCTCAGTTTTCTGGCAGATGAAACAACTCATTAATGTGGGAATTGTCAAATCTTATCGAGAAGGACAAACAGTAAGGTATAGAATCAAAACAGACTATGGAAATATTCTCAAGGATATAACCAAACACACAGATACAGAGGCTAGTGTTTCATATCTTCTTTAA
- a CDS encoding YbjQ family protein, whose protein sequence is MIITTTDTIPGHDFEALGLVVGNTVQAKNIGRDILSGLKGVVGGEITAYTEMLSEAREIALDRMEKEAEKLGADAVIALRFSTAEAMPGAAELMAYGTAVRLK, encoded by the coding sequence ATGATCATCACAACCACCGACACCATCCCCGGCCACGACTTCGAGGCGCTCGGCCTCGTCGTGGGCAACACGGTACAGGCAAAGAACATCGGACGCGACATCCTGAGCGGACTCAAAGGCGTGGTCGGCGGGGAGATCACCGCCTACACCGAGATGCTCTCCGAGGCACGGGAGATCGCACTCGACCGGATGGAGAAAGAGGCCGAGAAACTCGGTGCCGACGCCGTCATCGCTCTCAGGTTCTCAACCGCGGAGGCGATGCCCGGCGCCGCCGAACTGATGGCCTACGGAACGGCGGTCAGGCTGAAGTGA
- a CDS encoding OST-HTH/LOTUS domain-containing protein: protein MGRDLLIRYLKNRPSDEPILLAQLKPLLVRLQPSFSEKQLGFRSFKDFITSMKGDVVKSIEPDPRTGHHRVIFSDLDEIHQSACDERSEICGFLTKNLRYQNDPAVRKKLSEILYAYLQEHSPATIHEMVDYIAGHSSFGLPKIAIRRFVFPLGEDRVFHYADKDYSGSLVDRPQVMNDFIHSADDIERVYVERIRTIMKNKFSDIEDDLLDSLL from the coding sequence ATGGGCAGGGACCTGCTGATCCGATATCTGAAAAACCGTCCCTCCGACGAACCAATATTGCTGGCACAGTTGAAGCCTCTCCTCGTCAGGTTGCAACCGTCTTTTTCTGAGAAACAACTCGGGTTCAGGTCGTTCAAAGATTTTATCACCTCCATGAAGGGAGACGTCGTGAAATCGATCGAACCTGATCCCAGGACCGGTCATCATCGCGTGATCTTCTCTGATCTCGATGAGATCCATCAGTCTGCGTGCGACGAGAGAAGTGAGATCTGTGGATTTTTAACAAAGAATTTGCGTTATCAGAACGATCCTGCAGTCAGAAAAAAGTTGTCTGAGATCCTCTACGCCTATTTGCAGGAGCACAGCCCCGCGACCATCCATGAGATGGTCGATTATATCGCGGGTCACTCCTCGTTCGGACTCCCTAAGATTGCAATCCGGAGATTTGTCTTCCCTCTCGGCGAGGACAGGGTCTTCCATTATGCCGATAAAGATTATTCAGGTTCTCTGGTGGACCGGCCGCAGGTCATGAATGATTTCATTCACTCGGCAGATGATATCGAGAGGGTGTACGTCGAAAGAATCCGGACCATCATGAAGAACAAATTTTCAGATATTGAGGATGATCTCCTGGACTCATTGCTCTGA
- a CDS encoding transposase, whose product MAADHVRSHHNDLLLRTGLLSRQRRDRAYDPRRPKKVSFPPVPLHGAISRRIVEVWSVKVGETPGRDVLLPPLLREGVQDPRGHGVFDFHGVDVGQNFLAVASTTDKKCRFFCGGKAKDLRNIYSTMRKRLQSKGTRSAKRMLKHLSGRERRLMTDMNHRVSKEIVEFAVQNNVDVIGLEDLSGIRDRTETSKKQRYTHHSWAFFELQSFIEYKAGEKGISTVYVDPAYTSQTCPQCNHISKNNRHRKSFVCECCGHSLHADLIGARNIESRARTYRYTLEVQGCSQPPKRELSTG is encoded by the coding sequence ATGGCAGCAGATCACGTACGCTCCCACCACAATGACCTTCTCCTTCGGACGGGACTTCTCTCTCGACAGAGACGAGATCGGGCTTACGACCCTCGAAGGCCGAAGAAAGTATCATTTCCTCCGGTACCCTTACATGGAGCAATATCTCGACGGATCGTGGAAGTTTGGAGCGTCAAAGTTGGTGAAACACCAGGACGGGACGTATTACTTCCACCTCTGTTGCGAGAGGGAGTCCAGGACCCGCGAGGTCACGGAGTCTTCGACTTTCATGGGGTTGATGTGGGCCAGAACTTCCTTGCGGTTGCCTCGACGACCGACAAGAAATGTCGGTTCTTCTGTGGCGGGAAAGCCAAGGATCTCCGAAATATCTATTCTACCATGCGGAAACGGTTGCAGTCGAAGGGCACCCGGTCGGCAAAGAGGATGCTCAAGCACCTCTCCGGCCGGGAGAGACGGCTTATGACTGATATGAACCACCGTGTCTCGAAGGAGATTGTTGAGTTTGCCGTTCAGAACAATGTCGATGTGATTGGACTGGAGGATCTTTCCGGGATCAGGGACCGGACAGAAACCTCGAAGAAGCAGAGGTACACTCATCATTCCTGGGCGTTCTTTGAACTTCAGTCCTTTATCGAGTACAAAGCGGGGGAAAAAGGCATATCGACGGTCTATGTCGATCCGGCCTATACTTCTCAGACCTGTCCTCAATGCAACCATATCAGCAAGAACAACAGGCACAGGAAGTCGTTTGTCTGCGAATGTTGCGGACACTCGCTTCATGCCGACCTGATCGGTGCTCGGAACATCGAGTCCAGAGCACGCACCTACAGGTATACCCTGGAGGTGCAGGGGTGCAGTCAACCACCCAAACGAGAACTATCGACAGGATAG
- the cas2 gene encoding CRISPR-associated endonuclease Cas2: MFAWVIYDLTDARIRRRVVETCKDFGLVRFQRSVFFGEVSSSGFDQIAEAMNEVTRPREGEVRTDTDSVLVLPLCERCLSRKVVIGKPFDEERFRKRRYRIIG; this comes from the coding sequence ATGTTTGCGTGGGTGATCTACGACCTCACCGACGCCCGTATCAGGAGGAGGGTCGTCGAGACTTGCAAGGATTTCGGGCTTGTCAGGTTCCAGAGGAGTGTCTTCTTCGGGGAGGTGTCCTCGTCGGGGTTTGATCAGATTGCAGAGGCGATGAACGAGGTCACCAGACCGCGTGAGGGGGAAGTACGTACTGATACCGATAGTGTCCTTGTCCTCCCCCTCTGCGAGCGTTGTCTCTCGCGCAAAGTGGTGATCGGGAAACCCTTTGATGAGGAGAGGTTCAGGAAGAGACGTTACAGGATCATAGGATGA